One part of the Treponema peruense genome encodes these proteins:
- the csrA gene encoding carbon storage regulator CsrA encodes MLILSRKVDQKIKIGADITLSIIEIRGDQVKIGVEAPKSVKVFRQEVLEAIQSENIAAATQPSAEQLQRLFSK; translated from the coding sequence ATGCTTATACTTTCAAGAAAAGTCGACCAGAAAATAAAGATTGGAGCCGACATTACCCTGAGTATAATTGAAATAAGGGGTGATCAGGTCAAGATTGGTGTTGAAGCTCCCAAAAGTGTAAAGGTTTTCAGACAGGAAGTTCTGGAAGCAATTCAGAGTGAAAACATTGCCGCAGCAACACAGCCTTCTGCCGAACAGCTGCAGCGCTTGTTTTCCAAATAA
- the flgK gene encoding flagellar hook-associated protein FlgK — protein MASSFAGIEIGKRSLMAHSTQISTAGHNISNADTEGYSRQRVNVRAFDPLYRPDLERAQVAGQIGQGTDVESITRVRDELLDSRIVGQTNVESYWATREKYYAMIESVYNEPEEISVRGNMDKFWQGWQELSVYPDSDAARQAVVTRGQTLTDSIRQQFRGLSEIGKQIDGDIEATVRQVNDISSQIAAVNAEIVRSRAMGDNPNDLMDRRDLLVEKLANLINVTVDRKDPDEFMVHTDGQVIVQGSLARQIKSVPQIDNNGYGKLVWTDTGIDAQFHGGTLGALIELRDKDIRSEVQSLNTMALNFADLVNDVHRNAVGKNNVTGLDFFVQHDFVENTNGNYDRNGDGVEDSSYVFRMTGKNALRPQEQIGLEGTMTFNGASGNVNVSYYASDTVADVVNRINDSNAEVKAYLDRNSNLVLKATSSASMENPDFVIRHVEDSGMFLTGYSGILAQSGEGGAYDFNRADAVTSLDGAQFAVSPVMSPADYMEVNPAVTGDVRSVAAAFANTIGDADPGDARAAVEIAAMRNTKVMIGTGRTFDDYFAESVTNVGLKGEQAQNQLASQNKIMDDLRSLRDSISGVNIDEELADIIKFQHGYNAAAKFVTVQDELLDTLINRLGV, from the coding sequence ATGGCAAGTTCATTTGCAGGAATTGAAATTGGAAAAAGAAGTCTCATGGCGCATTCTACCCAGATTTCCACTGCGGGACACAACATTTCGAATGCAGACACCGAAGGCTATTCCAGACAGCGCGTCAATGTACGTGCTTTTGACCCCCTTTACCGCCCTGATTTGGAAAGAGCACAGGTTGCAGGTCAGATAGGACAGGGAACAGATGTAGAAAGCATTACCCGCGTAAGGGATGAGCTTTTGGACAGCAGAATTGTAGGCCAGACAAATGTTGAAAGTTACTGGGCAACGCGTGAAAAATATTATGCAATGATTGAATCAGTCTATAACGAGCCCGAAGAAATTTCTGTACGTGGCAATATGGATAAATTCTGGCAGGGCTGGCAGGAACTTTCTGTTTATCCCGACAGTGACGCTGCAAGACAGGCTGTTGTTACGAGAGGACAGACACTTACCGATTCCATAAGACAGCAGTTCCGCGGGCTTTCAGAAATAGGAAAACAGATTGACGGTGATATAGAAGCAACTGTCAGACAGGTAAATGACATTTCATCCCAGATTGCAGCTGTTAACGCAGAAATCGTAAGAAGCCGTGCTATGGGTGACAATCCCAACGATCTTATGGACAGGCGTGATCTTCTTGTAGAAAAACTTGCAAATCTTATAAACGTGACTGTAGACAGAAAGGATCCTGACGAATTTATGGTTCACACAGACGGCCAGGTTATTGTTCAGGGCAGTCTTGCACGCCAGATAAAAAGTGTTCCGCAGATAGACAATAACGGTTACGGAAAACTTGTATGGACAGATACCGGTATTGATGCACAGTTCCATGGTGGAACACTCGGTGCCCTAATTGAACTGCGCGACAAAGATATCCGTTCAGAAGTACAGTCCCTGAATACAATGGCACTCAATTTTGCAGACCTTGTAAATGACGTTCACAGAAATGCAGTCGGTAAAAACAATGTTACAGGACTCGATTTTTTTGTTCAGCATGACTTTGTAGAAAACACAAACGGCAACTATGACAGAAACGGTGACGGTGTTGAAGATTCATCGTACGTATTCAGAATGACGGGAAAAAATGCCCTGCGCCCTCAGGAACAGATTGGACTTGAAGGTACAATGACATTTAACGGTGCTTCGGGAAATGTAAATGTTTCCTATTATGCTTCTGATACGGTTGCAGATGTCGTTAATCGCATAAATGACAGCAATGCCGAAGTGAAAGCTTATCTTGACCGCAATTCAAACCTTGTGTTAAAGGCTACATCTTCTGCTTCTATGGAAAATCCTGATTTTGTCATACGCCATGTGGAAGATTCGGGAATGTTCCTTACCGGATATTCAGGAATTCTTGCACAAAGCGGTGAAGGCGGTGCTTATGACTTTAACCGTGCCGATGCCGTAACTTCCCTTGACGGAGCGCAGTTTGCGGTTTCGCCTGTAATGAGTCCTGCAGATTATATGGAAGTTAACCCTGCAGTTACGGGTGATGTACGCAGTGTTGCCGCCGCTTTTGCAAACACAATCGGTGATGCAGACCCGGGAGACGCGCGTGCTGCTGTAGAAATAGCTGCCATGAGAAATACAAAGGTTATGATAGGAACCGGCCGTACTTTTGATGACTATTTTGCAGAAAGCGTAACCAATGTTGGTCTCAAGGGTGAACAGGCGCAAAACCAGCTTGCGAGCCAGAATAAAATTATGGACGACCTTCGTTCACTCCGCGACAGTATAAGCGGGGTAAATATAGATGAGGAACTTGCAGACATAATCAAGTTCCAGCACGGATACAATGCCGCGGCAAAATTCGTTACGGTTCAGGATGAACTTCTGGACACTCTTATAAACAGACTCGGTGTCTGA
- the clpX gene encoding ATP-dependent Clp protease ATP-binding subunit ClpX, which yields MARLGKNSQPVCAFCGRPADENRRVIRSPNDEVCICEHCIAACQTILNDEAHNIAPIDMSTVPSPKEFKDYLDQYVIGQDYAKKVLSVAVYNHYKQLSLSKEAQAANDVKIEKSNILLLGPTGSGKTLLAKTLAQKLNVPFAIADATTLTEAGYVGEDVENVLLKLINAADGDVSAAERGIIFIDEIDKISRKSENTSITRDVSGEGVQQALLKILEGTHASVPPQGGRKHPNQEMIDIDTTNILFICGGAFVGLDKIIEQRLSSSSIGFGAEGTHRTDEERMELLNQVTSDDLVKFGIIPELIGRLPMTCALKELDKNDLKRILTEPRNAITKQFKASFAIDDLDLSFDDDAISQIAEIAVKNKTGARGLRAIVEHLLLDIMFEVPSVKGKKKLVITKDIVEKKVIPDVKTLLIDQKTA from the coding sequence ATGGCACGCTTGGGAAAAAACAGCCAGCCGGTATGTGCATTCTGCGGACGGCCGGCAGACGAAAACCGCCGCGTGATTCGTTCACCGAATGACGAAGTATGTATCTGCGAACACTGTATCGCTGCATGCCAGACAATTCTGAACGATGAAGCTCACAACATTGCTCCGATAGACATGAGCACAGTCCCTTCCCCAAAGGAATTCAAGGACTATCTTGACCAGTACGTTATTGGCCAGGACTATGCAAAAAAAGTTCTGTCAGTTGCAGTTTACAACCACTATAAGCAGCTTTCACTTTCAAAGGAAGCACAGGCTGCAAACGATGTAAAGATTGAAAAGTCAAATATTCTTCTTCTTGGACCTACAGGAAGCGGAAAAACCCTTCTTGCCAAAACTCTTGCCCAGAAACTGAATGTTCCTTTTGCTATAGCCGATGCCACAACACTCACCGAAGCAGGATATGTCGGAGAAGATGTAGAAAACGTTCTTCTTAAACTCATTAATGCTGCTGATGGTGATGTAAGTGCGGCAGAACGCGGAATTATCTTTATTGACGAAATTGACAAGATAAGCCGCAAAAGCGAAAACACTTCAATTACACGCGATGTAAGTGGTGAAGGCGTTCAGCAGGCGCTTCTTAAAATTCTTGAAGGAACCCATGCTTCTGTTCCGCCACAGGGAGGACGCAAGCACCCGAACCAGGAAATGATAGACATTGACACTACAAATATTCTTTTTATTTGCGGTGGTGCATTTGTTGGCCTGGACAAAATTATAGAACAGAGACTTTCTTCTTCTTCCATCGGATTCGGTGCAGAAGGTACACATCGTACAGACGAAGAAAGAATGGAACTTCTTAACCAGGTAACATCTGACGACCTTGTCAAATTCGGTATTATTCCAGAACTTATAGGCCGTCTTCCAATGACCTGTGCCCTTAAGGAACTTGACAAAAACGACCTTAAAAGAATTCTTACAGAACCAAGGAATGCCATAACAAAGCAGTTCAAGGCTAGTTTTGCAATTGATGATTTGGATCTTTCGTTTGATGACGATGCAATAAGCCAGATTGCCGAAATTGCAGTCAAAAACAAGACCGGTGCACGCGGACTCAGGGCTATTGTTGAACATCTGCTTCTGGACATTATGTTTGAAGTTCCGAGCGTCAAGGGAAAGAAAAAACTTGTAATCACAAAAGATATTGTTGAGAAAAAAGTAATACCGGACGTAAAGACGCTTCTGATAGACCAGAAAACGGCTTAA
- a CDS encoding flagellar hook-associated protein 3, which yields MTRISSQINNSDTQYHLRRQEVNSNRLSNQIGNQSRISSLRDDPIAAGHLVRYQSYQGRVERFEKNAQTLADQFNVREGYINQNLQIMQRVRELAVGGASGTYTPDDLKNMATEVNELLKELVQNANAVGPDGNTLFSGTRTKGVAFDVVMGNVPGAKEALIENVRYNGNVGINKVEVDENAYLEVDSSGNKTFWAEPQRLMGQRDLSSWQALEDGVIGIDGVDVKVSSGDNVYALAAKINDSGVAVKAEIDPVTGGLNLTTTDSHQIWLEDKSGSSLSDIGMIKDKSQLPPYNIGNGVRVSGGSLFDSVIALRDAMLRGDNESIGGRVLGTIDQGISNLTTRLAKSGSDYERAVNNIERSKTNNLNVTALVSREGDIDITKAITDMKMMEYVNQATLSNAGKMYSSTLLDYMR from the coding sequence ATGACAAGAATCAGTTCACAGATCAATAATTCAGACACGCAGTATCACCTGCGCAGACAGGAAGTCAACAGCAATCGTCTTTCAAACCAGATAGGAAACCAGAGCCGCATAAGTTCATTAAGGGATGATCCTATTGCTGCGGGACATCTTGTGCGTTACCAGTCTTATCAGGGAAGGGTTGAGCGCTTTGAAAAAAATGCGCAGACACTGGCAGACCAGTTCAATGTACGCGAAGGCTACATAAACCAGAATCTTCAGATAATGCAGCGTGTAAGGGAGCTTGCAGTCGGAGGCGCTTCTGGAACCTATACCCCGGATGATCTCAAGAATATGGCGACCGAAGTGAACGAACTTCTCAAAGAGTTGGTGCAGAATGCAAATGCCGTTGGACCTGACGGAAATACGCTTTTTTCGGGTACAAGAACAAAGGGTGTTGCATTTGATGTTGTGATGGGAAATGTTCCGGGTGCAAAAGAAGCTCTTATAGAAAACGTACGATATAACGGAAACGTCGGTATCAATAAAGTAGAAGTTGATGAAAATGCATATCTTGAAGTTGACTCAAGCGGAAACAAAACTTTCTGGGCCGAACCGCAGCGTCTTATGGGACAGCGTGACCTAAGTTCCTGGCAGGCACTCGAAGACGGTGTAATCGGAATAGACGGTGTTGACGTTAAGGTTTCGTCCGGTGACAATGTTTATGCCCTTGCTGCAAAAATCAATGACAGCGGCGTTGCAGTAAAGGCAGAAATTGACCCGGTTACAGGCGGACTTAATCTTACTACAACCGACTCTCACCAGATCTGGCTCGAAGACAAAAGCGGTTCTTCACTTTCTGACATCGGAATGATAAAGGACAAAAGCCAGCTTCCTCCGTATAATATCGGAAACGGGGTGCGTGTTTCAGGCGGTTCTCTTTTTGACTCTGTAATTGCACTCCGCGATGCAATGCTCAGAGGCGACAACGAATCTATCGGCGGCCGTGTTCTTGGAACAATTGACCAGGGAATTTCCAATCTTACAACAAGACTTGCCAAGTCGGGAAGTGATTACGAAAGGGCAGTCAACAATATTGAACGTTCCAAAACGAATAATCTTAATGTAACGGCCCTTGTAAGCAGGGAAGGCGACATAGACATAACAAAGGCAATAACAGACATGAAGATGATGGAATACGTTAACCAGGCAACGCTCAGCAATGCCGGAAAAATGTACAGTAGCACTCTTCTTGACTACATGCGCTAA
- the clpP gene encoding ATP-dependent Clp endopeptidase proteolytic subunit ClpP, with protein MNEYMNTLVPTVIERSGNGERAYDLYSRLLKDRIIFVDGEIRDETADLIVAQILYLESENPDKDINMYINSPGGSVTAGLAIYDTMQYVKCDIQTICMGQAASMGAVLLAGGTIGKRCALPSSRVMIHQPWGGAQGQESDIAIQAKEIVRLKKLSIRYFSQQTGKSEDVIAADMERDFYMSAEEAKSYGIIDRIMERTKTTGDK; from the coding sequence ATGAACGAATACATGAACACTCTGGTTCCCACTGTAATCGAAAGAAGCGGAAACGGAGAAAGAGCCTATGATCTTTATTCAAGGCTTTTGAAAGACAGAATTATTTTTGTTGACGGCGAAATACGTGATGAAACAGCAGACCTTATTGTAGCCCAGATTCTTTACCTTGAAAGCGAAAACCCGGACAAAGATATCAATATGTACATCAACAGCCCCGGGGGTTCAGTAACTGCAGGACTTGCCATTTACGACACCATGCAGTACGTAAAGTGCGACATACAGACTATTTGTATGGGACAGGCAGCCAGCATGGGAGCAGTTCTTCTTGCCGGTGGAACAATAGGAAAGCGATGTGCCCTTCCTTCAAGCCGCGTAATGATTCACCAGCCGTGGGGAGGAGCCCAGGGTCAGGAAAGTGATATTGCTATCCAGGCAAAGGAAATTGTAAGACTCAAGAAACTGAGCATACGCTACTTCTCACAGCAGACAGGTAAAAGCGAAGATGTAATTGCTGCAGATATGGAAAGAGATTTCTATATGAGCGCAGAAGAAGCTAAATCTTACGGAATCATAGACAGAATAATGGAAAGAACAAAAACAACAGGAGATAAATAA
- the tig gene encoding trigger factor, whose translation MKVTKELSRIENSAVKLTVTIAKEDVASGYNAAVSKYAKNIQLPGFRKGHVPVKVLEQKYGESLKQEIMGDLIDESLNQIFSEDDTGDIRPLPYTQPRLEGDKLPALDLNADLTYTVVYDVFPKVEVKNFDGITVKEPQVTVGDKELQEELKAIQERNAVVIDKKDGEKVAKDDIVTIDYSELDDAGNVIDGSAREGFVFTVGSGENIYKIDDDIIGMKKDESKEISKTYAADDADKDLAGKTKKIKVTVKAVKVRNLPALDDDLAQDVNEKYKTLDDLKKDIAVNLETAKNRKVAELKSQSLLDQLVEKNPVELPKSMIQAEQASRWNMMAQQFQTTPEQLDKMIAASGQSKEDLLKQWTGDSEKMLKSRLIVDTLLREKNISVTPEEIEAEYEKIAKDNSITVDEVKEHYKDAKAKEYLIDETKENKLYDELYKQVKVVKGDKMEFADLFKNAR comes from the coding sequence GTGAAAGTTACCAAGGAACTATCCAGAATTGAAAACTCAGCAGTAAAACTTACTGTCACAATCGCAAAAGAAGATGTAGCTTCAGGCTACAACGCAGCTGTTTCAAAGTATGCGAAAAACATTCAGCTTCCGGGATTCAGAAAGGGACATGTTCCTGTAAAAGTTCTTGAGCAGAAGTACGGCGAGTCACTCAAGCAGGAAATCATGGGCGATCTTATTGACGAGTCACTCAACCAGATTTTCAGCGAAGATGATACAGGCGACATCCGTCCCCTTCCCTATACACAGCCGCGTCTTGAAGGCGACAAGCTTCCGGCTCTTGACCTTAATGCAGACCTTACTTACACAGTAGTATATGACGTATTCCCCAAGGTAGAAGTAAAGAACTTTGACGGAATTACAGTTAAAGAACCGCAGGTTACAGTCGGTGACAAGGAACTTCAGGAAGAGCTCAAGGCTATTCAGGAGCGCAATGCAGTAGTTATCGACAAGAAAGACGGTGAAAAAGTTGCAAAGGATGACATCGTTACAATCGACTACAGCGAACTTGACGATGCAGGAAACGTTATTGACGGAAGCGCAAGAGAAGGATTTGTATTCACTGTAGGTTCCGGCGAAAACATTTACAAGATTGACGATGACATCATCGGAATGAAGAAAGATGAGTCAAAAGAAATTTCAAAGACTTATGCGGCTGACGATGCAGACAAGGATCTTGCAGGAAAGACAAAGAAAATCAAAGTAACAGTAAAGGCTGTAAAGGTTCGTAATCTTCCTGCACTTGACGATGACTTGGCACAGGATGTCAACGAAAAGTACAAGACACTCGATGATCTCAAAAAGGATATCGCTGTAAATCTTGAAACTGCAAAAAACAGAAAGGTTGCTGAACTCAAGTCACAGAGCCTTCTTGACCAGCTTGTAGAAAAGAATCCGGTTGAACTTCCAAAGTCTATGATTCAGGCTGAACAGGCAAGCCGCTGGAATATGATGGCACAGCAGTTCCAGACTACTCCCGAGCAGCTCGACAAAATGATTGCAGCCAGCGGTCAGAGCAAAGAAGACCTTCTTAAGCAGTGGACAGGCGACAGCGAAAAGATGCTTAAGTCAAGACTTATTGTAGACACACTTCTTCGCGAAAAGAACATTTCTGTAACTCCCGAAGAAATCGAAGCTGAATATGAGAAAATCGCAAAGGATAATTCCATTACTGTTGACGAAGTCAAAGAGCATTACAAAGATGCAAAGGCAAAGGAATATCTTATTGACGAAACAAAAGAAAACAAACTTTACGATGAACTTTACAAACAGGTAAAGGTCGTAAAGGGTGACAAAATGGAATTTGCCGATCTTTTCAAGAACGCACGCTAA
- the tsaB gene encoding tRNA (adenosine(37)-N6)-threonylcarbamoyltransferase complex dimerization subunit type 1 TsaB, translating to MNALAIDCAVSKLTIAAKKDKNLVKVTLDVGIKQSEKILPTVDYVMSELGLDSEKLDYTAVTLGPGTFTGLRLGLSTLKAINLAHNVPVYGIPSLQAYAWPYRKAIESVLPLIESKEDEYFHAFYIRGEKIGEDEDLGVEKILQKIDPETSVLACGPGARNFVEKVNEETPLYSLHAFTPEGDACESLFEIAEQMIAEKKTGPRRL from the coding sequence ATGAATGCACTTGCAATAGACTGCGCTGTCTCAAAACTTACAATAGCAGCAAAAAAAGACAAAAATCTTGTAAAAGTAACGCTTGACGTCGGAATAAAACAGTCAGAAAAAATCCTTCCTACTGTTGATTATGTAATGTCAGAACTGGGGCTTGACTCTGAAAAACTTGACTACACGGCGGTAACACTCGGACCCGGAACCTTTACAGGACTGAGGCTTGGACTAAGTACACTCAAGGCAATAAACCTTGCGCACAATGTTCCTGTATATGGAATTCCGTCCCTGCAGGCATATGCTTGGCCGTACAGAAAAGCAATAGAATCTGTTCTGCCCCTAATTGAATCAAAGGAAGACGAATACTTTCATGCCTTCTACATACGCGGTGAAAAAATAGGTGAAGACGAAGATCTTGGTGTAGAAAAAATTCTTCAGAAAATAGATCCAGAAACTTCAGTCCTTGCATGCGGCCCGGGAGCACGTAACTTTGTGGAAAAGGTAAATGAAGAAACCCCGCTGTATTCGCTCCACGCATTTACACCCGAAGGTGACGCCTGTGAATCCCTTTTTGAAATAGCAGAACAAATGATTGCAGAAAAAAAAACCGGCCCTCGAAGATTATGA
- a CDS encoding class I SAM-dependent methyltransferase, with the protein MDIMELRLGDVQETALIPLAVRANETKRENARIHDGKAVEIIETLGIDTKDIDRFFSHEGVVARTIMFDRTVKKLLSKYPDAVCVNIGCGLDDRFSRVDNGKIQWFNVDLPDSIEVRKKVFMEAEREHMLAGDILKTDWIKDIPKADIVIVIAEGLLMYFSKEQVRTILHNITGSFNQGYLLAELMHPKMMKEKMHDTVKHTNAKFGWGTETGKELLALDPELELLKESSFWDEMKKYTLVGKIGSVIAKNLNNRLAVYRWGK; encoded by the coding sequence ATGGATATTATGGAGTTACGATTAGGAGACGTCCAGGAAACAGCCCTGATTCCACTTGCGGTCAGGGCAAATGAAACAAAAAGGGAAAATGCGAGAATCCATGATGGGAAAGCTGTGGAAATCATAGAAACGCTGGGAATTGATACAAAGGATATAGACAGATTCTTTTCCCATGAGGGCGTGGTGGCGAGAACGATCATGTTTGACAGGACTGTGAAAAAACTGTTGTCAAAATATCCGGATGCGGTCTGTGTGAATATTGGGTGTGGGTTGGATGACCGCTTTTCGAGGGTTGATAACGGAAAAATCCAGTGGTTCAATGTAGACCTTCCGGATTCCATAGAAGTGAGAAAAAAAGTTTTTATGGAAGCGGAGCGCGAACATATGCTGGCGGGCGATATCCTCAAGACAGACTGGATAAAAGACATCCCCAAAGCAGATATCGTGATCGTGATTGCCGAAGGGCTGCTTATGTATTTTTCAAAGGAGCAGGTAAGGACGATCCTGCATAACATCACTGGCTCTTTTAACCAGGGATACCTGCTTGCGGAGCTGATGCACCCTAAGATGATGAAAGAAAAGATGCACGATACGGTAAAGCATACCAATGCGAAGTTCGGGTGGGGGACCGAAACGGGAAAGGAGCTGTTAGCACTCGACCCGGAGTTGGAACTGTTAAAGGAGAGCAGTTTTTGGGATGAGATGAAGAAATATACGCTTGTGGGAAAGATAGGGAGCGTCATAGCGAAAAACCTGAATAACCGGCTTGCTGTTTACAGGTGGGGAAAATGA
- the fliW gene encoding flagellar assembly protein FliW, translating into MKVATKMSGTVDVSADRIIKMPFGLFGFEDYTDFALIDSEYPPFVWLQSMQEKNLAFLLLDPFLISDDYEADIDDSELAKIGIEDPADVSVFTIVTIPSDGTPVTANFQGPVIINRRNNLSMQVVLNDTKWSTKHGILDALKKKEGK; encoded by the coding sequence ATGAAAGTTGCGACGAAAATGTCAGGAACAGTTGATGTCAGTGCAGACAGAATAATCAAAATGCCGTTCGGGCTGTTTGGTTTTGAAGATTACACAGACTTTGCACTTATTGACAGTGAATATCCGCCGTTTGTCTGGCTTCAGTCCATGCAGGAAAAAAATCTTGCGTTTTTACTTTTAGATCCATTTTTGATAAGCGATGATTACGAAGCCGATATTGACGATTCTGAACTTGCCAAAATAGGAATAGAAGATCCTGCTGATGTAAGTGTTTTTACAATAGTTACAATACCTTCAGACGGAACACCGGTTACTGCAAATTTCCAGGGACCTGTCATCATAAACAGACGCAACAATCTGAGCATGCAGGTCGTTCTCAATGACACTAAGTGGAGTACAAAGCATGGAATTCTTGATGCCCTCAAAAAAAAGGAGGGAAAATAG
- the tsaE gene encoding tRNA (adenosine(37)-N6)-threonylcarbamoyltransferase complex ATPase subunit type 1 TsaE has protein sequence MTYITHSAQETVDLGEKIGSLLKSGDVIAMTGTLAAGKTTITKGIAKALGITDVVTSPTFCLISEYEGTKMPLYHMDVYRLDGPEDFINLGVEDMLDGDGVCIVEWSAKVSSELPKRTIKIEITPLEDGSRQIKIENWNRQEPED, from the coding sequence ATGACGTACATAACCCACTCGGCACAGGAAACGGTAGATCTTGGAGAAAAGATCGGTTCCCTTTTGAAAAGCGGTGACGTAATTGCAATGACAGGAACGCTTGCTGCCGGAAAAACAACAATAACCAAAGGAATTGCAAAGGCTCTCGGAATAACAGACGTTGTTACAAGCCCGACTTTCTGTCTTATAAGTGAATACGAAGGTACAAAAATGCCCCTTTACCACATGGACGTTTACAGACTGGACGGTCCCGAAGATTTTATTAATCTTGGAGTGGAAGACATGCTTGACGGTGACGGAGTGTGCATAGTTGAATGGAGCGCAAAAGTCAGTTCAGAACTTCCCAAAAGAACAATAAAAATTGAAATAACGCCTCTCGAAGACGGAAGCAGACAGATTAAAATTGAAAACTGGAACAGACAGGAACCGGAGGATTAA